In Plodia interpunctella isolate USDA-ARS_2022_Savannah chromosome 30, ilPloInte3.2, whole genome shotgun sequence, the following proteins share a genomic window:
- the LOC128682511 gene encoding uncharacterized protein LOC128682511 isoform X3, producing the protein MDDTQQSRASDIGGATRKRRSSILKIQRPPRTPFSELEFNVATPTDTVKSRRVSFSRRTGVAEFVTNEATTTWKNFYEEHNKSLESSGNDSGANATRQPIGHLGKRIFEQQFEEVEAVDFITSLDNLAARNINSTINVNFTEQLASIESAADKNLAPPKINFELSAFTDHHSKLFTDDLAVSMAGEMSGRIDVNFSAVQSLNVNDDLDEIQRDLQRRNNAIEPVQFRDVKNFSEYIEIELDTTHVAHKNEESDMSITETIRSPKVNISKTSSPPDKKCSLNWIYDKENCPGDLKAKSLIFDNNDMSITTALQSKVDIEVGKQQTMIFDCVSDLSMTKPIPTKMLSNRSIVIEKSDSNTICSMRAEDNTSEKRKTIIFEDGLGDLSITKPIPAKLLSVPSENEQKPNLNDDSSKPSAQTVEYEEEKCKTVLFEDNLGNLSMTKPIPAHLLSIYNEIIDKSVNNVTNLKVEDNNAEKRKTILFEDGLGDLSMTKPIPAKLLSVHSESEEKLNLKYQPSTQTVVDGEEKCKTILFENDLGDLSMTKPIPVQMLSIYSEIIDKSVNNMTCLRAEDNTAEKRKTILFEDGLGDLSMTKPIPAKLLSVHSESEEKIDLKDKPSLQTVVDAEEKCRTILFEDDLGNLSMTKPIPANLLPIRNEITENENFFSNTQFNKSNLQFIRSKIENSRTEDDDLQDISMTGPTSSVFLLDNLNDNKQSTAIDNKKSLDQPLENIAEKRKTILFDDGDISMTRPIETRLLSTVHSEIINTSNKNYNHDYNENESKLHDKGNEEKENESKLHDKGNEEKENESKLHDKGEKLTSISISNTVKPSKENDTKNESIIFDDGDLSMTKPIPNRLLSTHSEIIDKSNTNENFDNHRGSVPEHKRNENRFEIVLDEDDKLTCIPISEDVEPKEKCKSIIFDVGDAKPITTKLLSSPTEKLDTNYVLRKPSLHKSQTIVDDNNEMIADMSIDMQKDLDNSHKPEINDILEKFITTKTTPAPLLSDDNVMINASHGLLAKNHTINLVDKISNENICKPIISMDLFKTENVEAKHSPKKTELSALDFSNFKSQDVVVYQVTTNESSKEQRDISEDYHSEQGDVKVVQSIDNRNNDLDTINRSEDHVKEEKSFKDEKQKLFNKSENREEIKDISRNASMCSEVGNQSLTRTLSKKSFICDLLDMSKASIASGLDDKDVTANITLDNISANDIPKHEMESVTSEMFYITKDTDSETRPHESRDAINFTEKDTREHLSHEFHQSECEPQNDTSVQNISEVKESYEDVGNSLNTRDCTKVRSANMSADVSAEFAQNNTEISRRPKSISEVDNTKQLLDMLSDLTDGHRSISSGSPLSLTCRGQMAIENKTAEPKRVSIAPNRQSIVLSREDLMSNISMAQAALQRSIAMDDSDEEEPITAPSVSPPKKSVRVSNEVVKTLHFEDESTSEFSVRSDLRTTLRKVPLEDISYQTGRIKANVIPSYLKDVSDGIKSLMIDLVKPMRDDMPYEAVNIGESVKKTTSTCSTQIQTNLYTSSQIDLNTNEIYSNSDMFNVEKNDNVNRNTLSPQSTLKSVSFIGSDVYAHSDLVSRNLKDASFRPTRLPPNEPVPGKVLLFDHMNPLNNVLLTPTEYTEVHKYSPSAGSQETLGGSDKSHSAQSRGNDYNIGNVTVPFNVQYNMGCQSGTQENISSHPSVLSNISKPLAVDQAVGVKITEVKDIEVNTAIIMKKNKELLETSSSLTLVDDDLVRASFNAEAYSEVHTKSVSNVSESNSQAPLRVIYKLKRDVSKCDNAETIDSDMASNDEDVAKAKKRSHSPGKTEKHKNSPQKQNVTPKPNAKVQKLSDTPHSKSYSLKRTSGNKSIIERYFSSAESKMDVSPCKEKDATRKRSPRKKLSPKKGTSIMVQQLLTEFNVRQDVDQKNLNKQILEALSRTDSSAAPDSVSECERSVELVSSFTSSKNQYKARPSSITMSTDSHCELWSAENAKSDCDASVNVVARIDMLPFMGSHECEWASSGTDAWCFQLLHGRLRLVVRLAHRHHNSTRTRVRGDTPVLAVTVHQSHHNSDLRNSVAMSCITFACAALRWSTCACTSAGAVPALLRRAAGVARRALTWGRAMHDARVHLAYTLSDDQKLVLKVANIPMRCVWEVTMKLVLTREEPWPQATDVQVTRVLDARACADRRLDALLAAVPRGWAHVPDTVWTLFKYLKHKGTAESSQMIL; encoded by the exons ATGGATGACACGCAACAAAGCCGCGCTTCGGATATCGGCGGCGCTAC TAGGAAGAGACGATCTTCGATACTTAAAATCCAACGACCGCCCCGCACCCCGTTCTCCGAGCTAGAGTTTAACGTCGCCACGCCTACAGACACAGTCAAAAGTCGACGCGTCAGCTTCTCTAGAAGGACAGGTGTTGC AGAGTTTGTGACTAATGAAGCAACAACCACTTGGAAAAACTTTTATGAGGAACACAATAAATCTTTGGAGTCTTCGGGTAACGATTCTGGAGCGAATGCGACACGTCAGCCAATAGGTCATTTAGGAAAGAGGATATTTGAACAGCAATTTGAGGAAGTGGAAGCGGTGGATTTTATAACCTCCCTCGATAACTTAGCTGCCAGAAACATCAACTCTACAATAAACGTTAACTTCACGGAACAGCTTGCTTCCATTGAGAGTGCCGCGGACAAAAATCTCGCGCCCCCCAAAATCAATTTCGAATTAAGCGCATTCACAGATCATCATAGTAAGCTTTTTACTGATGATCTTGCTGTATCAATGGCAGGAGAAATGTCAGGGCGTATCGATGTTAATTTCTCTGCAGTGCAGTCGTTAAACGTGAACGACGATCTAGATGAGATACAAAGAGATTTGCAAAGGCGCAACAATGCAATTGAGCCGGTCCAGTTTAGGGATGTCAAAAACTTTTCGGAATATATCGAGATTGAGTTGGACACAACACATGTTGCTCATAAGAATGAAGAGTCAGATATGTCGATAACGGAAACTATTCGCAGTCCTAAagttaatatttctaaaacttCCAGTCCGCCTGATAAAAAATGCAGTTTAAATTGGATTTATGATAAAGAGAATTGCCCTGGCGATTTGAAAgcaaaatctttaattttcgATAATAATGATATGTCTATAACTACAGCTCTTCAAAGCAAAGTGGATATTGAAGTGGGGAAACAACAAACTATGATATTCGATTGCGTGAGTGATTTATCGATGACTAAACCTATACCAACGAAAATGTTATCCAATAGAAGCATAGTTATTGAAAAATCTGATTCGAACACCATTTGTAGCATGAGAGCGGAAGATAACACTTCTGAAAAGcgtaaaactattatatttgaaGATGGTTTAGGTGATCTGTCTATAACAAAACCTATTCCAGCTAAACTGTTGTCTGTTCCTAGTGAAAACGAACAAAAACCGAATTTAAATGATGATTCCAGCAAACCTAGTGCACAAACAGTGGAATATGAGGaggaaaaatgtaaaacagtATTATTTGAAGATAATTTAGGCAATCTCTCTATGACTAAGCCTATACCAGCTCACTTGCTGTCAATTTATAAcgaaataatagataaatcgGTTAATAATGTGACTAATTTGAAAGTTGAAGACAATAATGCTGAAAAACGCAAGACTATTTTATTCGAAGATGGTTTGGGAGATCTATCTATGACGAAACCAATTCCAGCTAAATTGCTTTCTGTTCATAGTGAAAGCGAAGAAAAATTGAACTTAAAATATCAGCCCAGCACACAAACTGTAGTAGATGGggaagaaaaatgtaaaactatattatttgaaaacgATTTAGGTGACCTCTCTATGACTAAACCTATTCCAGTTCAAATGCTGTCAATTTATAGCgaaattatagataaatcCGTTAATAACATGACTTGTTTGAGAGCTGAAGATAATACAGCTGAAAAGCGTAAGACTATACTATTTGAAGATGGATTAGGGGATCTCTCTATGACGAAACCCATTCCTGCTAAATTACTGTCAGTTCATAGCGAAAGCGaagaaaaaattgatttaaaagatAAACCTAGCTTACAAACTGTAGTTGATGCTGAAGAAAAATGTAGAACTATACTATTTGAAGACGATTTAGGCAATCTCTCTATGACTAAGCCGATTCCAGCTAACTTGCTGCCAATTCGAAACGAAATcacagaaaatgaaaattttttttcaaatacccaatttaataaatctaacttgcaattTATAAGAAGCAAGATAGAAAATAGTAGAACTGAAGATGACGATTTGCAGGATATCTCTATGACTGGACCTACTTCATCTGTATTTCTGTTAGATAATTTGAACGATAATAAACAGTCGACGGCAATAGACAATAAGAAGTCTCTTGATCAACCTTTAGAAAACATCGCAGAAAAGCgcaaaactatattatttgatgATGGTGATATCTCTATGACGAGACCTATTGAAACTAGATTGCTATCGACAGTTCATAGTGAGATCATAAATACATCGAATAAGAATTACAATCATGACTATAATGAAAATGAGTCTAAATTACATGATAAAGGTAATGAGGAAAAGGAAAATGAGTCTAAATTACATGATAAAGGTAATGAGGAAAAGGAAAATGAGTCTAAATTACATGATAAAGGTGAAAAATTAACGTCCATATCTATATCTAATACTGTAAAACCATCTAAAGaaaatgatacaaaaaatgaaagtattatatttgatGATGGCGATTTGTCCATGACAAAGCCCATTCCGAATAGATTGCTGTCAACACACAGTgaaattatagataaatctAATACGAATGAAAATTTTGACAATCATAGAGGTTCTGTTCCTGAACATAAACGTAATGAAAATAGGTTTGAGATTGTACTTGATGAAGATGACAAATTAACATGTATACCTATCTCAGAAGATGTAGAGCcgaaagaaaaatgtaaaagtattatatttgatGTAGGAGATGCAAAACCTATTACAACTAAACTTTTATCTTCACCTACAGAAAAATTGGACACAAATTATGTACTGAGAAAACCTAGTCTACATAAATCTCAAACTATTGTAGAcgataataatgaaatgattgCAGACATGTCTATAGATATGCAAAAAGATTTAGATAATTCACATAAACCtgaaattaatgatattttggAAAAATTTATCACAACTAAAACTACACCAGCACCATTACTTTCGGATGATAATGTTATGATTAATGCCTCACACGGACTTTTAGCCAAGAATCACACAATAAATCTCGTAGATAAAATaagcaatgaaaatatttgtaaaccTATAATATCAATGGATTTATTCAAAACAGAAAATGTTGAAGCGAAACATTCTCCTAAAAAAACTGAGCTTTCTGCTTTAGATTTTTCGAATTTCAAATCTCAAGATGTCGTCGTTTATCAAGTAACGACAAATGAATCTTCAAAAGAGCAGAGAGACATTTCCGAAGATTACCACAGTGAACAGGGTGATGTCAAAGTAGTCCAGTCAATCGACAATAGAAACAATGATTTAGATACAATTAACAGAAGTGAGGATCATGTCAAGGAAGAAAAGTCTTTCAAAGATGAGAaacagaaattatttaataaatctgaaaatagAGAAGAGATTAAAGATATATCAAGAAATGCTTCAATGTGTAGCGAAGTGGGAAATCAATCCTTAACGCGCACTCTTtccaaaaaatcttttatctgTGACCTTTTAGATATGTCGAAAGCTTCCATAGCGTCTGGACTTGACGACAAGGATGTAACAGCAAATATTACTTTAGATAATATTTCCGCTAATGATATACCAAAACATGAAATGGAAAGTGTTACTAGCGAAatgttttacattacaaaagaCACAGACAGCGAAACTAGACCACACGAATCGAGAGATGCTATTAACTTTACCGAGAAAGACACGAGAGAACATTTATCACATGAATTCCATCAATCTGAATGCGAACCTCAAAACGATACCAGTGTTCAGAACATTTCAGAAGTAAAAGAATCTTACGAAGATGTTGGTAATTCTTTAAATACTAGAGATTGCACAAAAGTGCGTAGTGCTAATATGTCGGCTGACGTTAGCGCCGAGTTTGCCCAGAACAATACAGAAATATCTAGACGGCCAAAGAGTATTAGCGAAGTGGATAACACTAAACAATTATTGGATATGCTATCAGACTTAACAGATGGACATAGATCGATTTCGAGTGGCTCACCGCTGTCTTTAACTTGTAGAGGTCAAATGGCCATAGAAAATAAGACCGCTGAACCAAAAAGAGTTAGTATCGCACCGAACAGACAGTCTATAGTGTTGAGCCGTGAAGACTTGATGAGTAACATTTCGATGGCACAGGCAGCTTTGCAAAGATCTATTGCAATGGATGATAGTGACGAAGAAGAACCAATAACAGCTCCTTCAGTTTCTCCTCCGAAAAAATCGGTGCGAGTCAGCAACGAAGTTGTCAAGACATTGCATTTCGAAGATGAATCTACAAGCGAATTTAGTGTGAGATCTGACCTTCGAACGACACTAAGGAAGGTTCCGTTGGAAGATATTTCTTACCAAACTGGAAGGATAAAAGCGAACGTTATACCGTCATATTTGAAAGACGTGTCGGATGGAATCAAATCGTTAATGATCGACCTTGTGAAGCCAATGCGAGACGACATGCCGTACGAGGCTGTTAACATCGGTGAGAGTGTAAAAAAGACCACTTCTACATGCAGTACACAAATACAAACCAATCTTTACACTTCCAGCCAAATTGATCTGAACACCAATGAGATATATTCTAATTCAGACATGTTTAACGTAGAGAAGAATGATAACGTCAACAGGAATACACTAAGTCCTCAAAGCACTTTGAAAAGTGTATCTTTTATTGGATCGGATGTGTACGCTCATTCGGATTTGGTTTCGAGGAATTTGAAAGATGCCTCGTTTAGACCAACAAGACTTCCACCAAATGAACCAGTTCCCGGTAAAGTCTTACTTTTCGATCACATGAATCCAttgaataatgttttgttgaCTCCCACGGAGTATACCGAAGTGCACAAGTATAGTCCTTCGGCCGGATCTCAGGAAACTTTAGGTGGTTCTGACAAAAGTCACTCTGCACAGTCTCGAGGCAACGATTATAATATAGGAAACGTTACGGTTCCATTTAACGTCCAGTACAATATGGGCTGTCAATCAGGCACTCAAGAAAACATATCCAGCCATCCAAGTGTATTGTCAAACATCTCTAAACCGTTGGCTGTAGACCAAGCTGTTGGAGTGAAAATAACAGAAGTCAAAGATATAGAAGTGAACACAGCTATCATTATGAAaaagaataaagaattattagaGACCAGTTCTTCGCTGACTCTAGTCGATGACGATTTAGTTCGAGCGAGTTTCAACGCCGAAGCGTATTCTGAAGTGCACACAAAATCGGTCAGCAACGTTTCCGAATCGAACAGCCAAGCGCCTTTACGagtgatatacaaactcaaacGTGACGTTTCAAAGTGCGATAACGCAGAGACAATCGATTCGGACATGGCGTCGAACGACGAAGACGTCGCTAAAGCGAAAAAACGTAGTCACAGTCCTGGCAAAACGGAGAAACATAAGAACTCACCGCAAAAACAGAACGTTACACCGAAACCTAATGCTAAAGTGCAAAAACTATCAGACACGCCACATTCCAAAAGCTATTCTCTTAAACGCACATCAGGCAATAAGTCTATAATTGAAAGGTACTTCTCGAGCGCGGAGAGTAAAATGGACGTGTCTCCTTGCAAAGAAAAGGATGCGACTCGTAAACGATCGCCTCGGAAGAAACTCAGTCCGAAAAAGGGTACATCGATAATGGTGCAGCAGTTGTTGACAGAGTTCAATGTGAGACAAGACGTCGATCAGAAGAATTTGAACAAGCAGATCCTCGAAGCGTTGAGCAGGACCGATAGTTCGGCGGCGCCCGATTCGGTGTCGGAGTGCGAGAGAAGCGTGGAGCTGGTCAGCTCGTTCACGAGTAGTAAGAACCAGTACAAGGCGCGGCCGAGTTCGATCACGATGTCTACTGACAGTCATTGTGAGCTGTGGAGTGCTGAAAACGCGAAATCTGACTGCGACGCCAGCGTCAATGTCGTCGCTAGGATTGACATGCTACCTTTTATGGG GAGCCACGAATGCGAATGGGCGTCGTCGGGCACGGACGCGTGGTGTTTCCAGCTGCTGCACGGGCGGCTGCGGCTGGTGGTGCGGCTGGCGCACCGCCACCACAACTCCACGCGCACGCGCGTGCGCGGAGACACGCCCGTGCTGGCGGTCACCGTGCACCAGTCGCACCACAACAGTG ACCTGCGTAACTCGGTAGCGATGTCGTGCATAACGTTCGCGTGCGCCGCGCTGCGATGGAGCACGTGCGCGTGCACGAGCGCAGGCGCGGTGCCGGCGCTGCTGCGGCGCGCGGCCGGCGTCGCGCGCCGCGCGCTCACGTGGGGGCGCGCGATGCACGACGCGCGCGTGCACCTCGCCTACACCCTCAGCGATGACCAGAAACTCGTGCTCAAG GTGGCGAATATTCCGATGCGTTGCGTGTGGGAGGTGACCATGAAGCTGGTGCTGACGCGGGAGGAACCCTGGCCGCAAGCGACTGATGTTCAG GTGACGCGCGTGCTGGACGCGCGCGCGTGCGCGGACCGGCGGCTGGACGCGCTGCTGGCGGCCGTGCCGCGCGGCTGGGCGCACGTGCCCGACACCGTCTG GACGCTGTTCAAATACCTCAAACACAAAGGCACGGCGGAATCGAGTCAGATGATACTATAA